A DNA window from Patescibacteria group bacterium contains the following coding sequences:
- the rplE gene encoding 50S ribosomal protein L5, with protein MERLSEQYTNRIKLELKKELGYKNDFESPQIEKIVVSSGIGDFKEDKKIVEQISTELTRITGQKVKLNLSKKAVSAFKLRIGQPIGLTVTLRGTRMYDFINRLVNVALPRVRDFRGLSNTSFDEKGNYSIGLRDYSIFPEIKFEEATVNFGLEINIKIRSKSKEDSKQLLVRLGFPFKKEGK; from the coding sequence ATGGAAAGATTAAGCGAACAATATACCAATCGAATCAAGCTTGAGCTGAAAAAAGAGCTTGGGTACAAGAACGATTTTGAGTCACCACAGATCGAAAAGATCGTTGTCTCTTCTGGAATCGGTGATTTTAAGGAAGACAAGAAAATCGTTGAGCAGATCAGCACTGAGCTTACTCGAATCACTGGTCAGAAAGTCAAGCTTAACCTCTCCAAGAAAGCGGTTTCTGCTTTCAAGCTTAGAATTGGTCAGCCAATTGGCCTTACAGTTACCCTTCGCGGTACACGAATGTACGATTTCATCAACCGTTTGGTTAATGTAGCCCTACCTCGTGTTCGCGACTTCCGTGGTCTTTCAAACACAAGTTTTGATGAAAAGGGAAATTATAGCATAGGGCTCAGAGACTATTCTATTTTCCCAGAGATCAAATTTGAAGAAGCAACTGTTAACTTCGGTCTTGAGATAAACATTAAGATTAGAAGCAAATCCAAGGAAGACTCGAAGCAATTACTTGTTCGCCTCGGTTTCCCATTCAAAAAGGAAGGTAAATAG
- the rplX gene encoding 50S ribosomal protein L24: MKIKKSDNVMVITGKDKGKTGLVERVFVQDARIVVKGIAIAKKHVKPSRKNPQGGIIDINQKINSSNVMIICPSCGKPTKISYKISENGKLRICKKCGGSLEGSGK, encoded by the coding sequence ATGAAGATTAAGAAAAGCGACAATGTAATGGTGATCACAGGCAAGGACAAAGGCAAGACCGGTTTGGTTGAGCGTGTCTTCGTTCAGGATGCCAGAATCGTGGTCAAAGGGATTGCAATCGCTAAGAAGCATGTTAAGCCAAGCCGCAAAAATCCACAGGGTGGTATCATCGATATCAACCAGAAGATCAATTCATCCAATGTCATGATCATCTGCCCATCATGTGGCAAGCCAACCAAAATCTCTTACAAAATAAGTGAGAACGGAAAGCTTCGAATTTGTAAAAAATGTGGTGGTAGCCTAGAAGGAAGTGGAAAATAA
- the rplN gene encoding 50S ribosomal protein L14: MIQPGTRLKVADNTGAKEIECITVLGRAKRCGGEIGDIISASVKDAIPRGTVKKKEVVKAVIVRQAKHFAREDGSYISFDENAAVIIDANKEPRGTRIFGPIPREIRNGYMKIISLAPEVL, from the coding sequence ATGATTCAGCCAGGAACAAGATTAAAAGTTGCCGATAATACGGGTGCAAAAGAAATTGAATGCATCACTGTTCTTGGACGTGCCAAGAGATGCGGTGGCGAGATTGGCGATATCATCTCAGCTTCAGTCAAAGACGCTATTCCAAGAGGAACAGTCAAGAAGAAGGAAGTTGTGAAAGCGGTAATCGTCCGACAAGCCAAACATTTTGCTCGTGAAGACGGTTCATATATTAGTTTCGACGAAAACGCTGCAGTCATTATTGATGCCAACAAAGAACCACGTGGCACACGTATCTTCGGACCAATCCCACGCGAGATCAGAAACGGTTATATGAAAATTATTTCACTAGCCCCAGAGGTTCTTTAA
- the rpsQ gene encoding 30S ribosomal protein S17, which translates to MENKVNKTRIGTVVSDKMDKTVVIRVDRTVAHRLYLKKYAVSNKFKADDQENQFKVGDVVEFVEIAPMSRDKKFKVTKKVK; encoded by the coding sequence ATGGAAAATAAAGTAAACAAAACAAGAATAGGCACAGTAGTATCCGATAAAATGGATAAGACTGTTGTGATCAGAGTTGATCGCACCGTCGCTCACAGACTTTACTTGAAAAAATACGCTGTCAGTAACAAATTCAAAGCGGATGATCAAGAAAACCAGTTCAAAGTTGGCGATGTTGTTGAATTTGTCGAAATTGCTCCTATGAGCCGAGACAAAAAATTTAAGGTTACAAAGAAAGTTAAATAA
- the rpmC gene encoding 50S ribosomal protein L29 yields MKSTEEMKNLRALDKEALLKELASATKEYTNNMLKVKVDKLDNYSLLGKNKAKVARIMTIINEFQSE; encoded by the coding sequence ATGAAATCAACTGAAGAAATGAAAAATTTGCGCGCGCTAGACAAAGAAGCCCTTTTGAAGGAGCTTGCTTCAGCCACCAAAGAATATACCAACAACATGCTCAAGGTTAAGGTTGATAAGCTTGATAATTATTCGCTTTTGGGAAAAAACAAAGCAAAAGTTGCCAGAATTATGACGATAATTAACGAATTTCAGAGCGAGTAA
- the rplP gene encoding 50S ribosomal protein L16, with the protein MLMPKKMKYRKQQRGKRGGLATRGNDFAFGKYGIKAEAAGWISARSIEAARRAMTRYIKKGGQIWIRIFPDKPITSTSPETPMGSGKGAVDHFAAVIKPGRMMFEMDGVDHATAKEAMRLAIHKIPMKSKFVSKDEE; encoded by the coding sequence ATGTTGATGCCAAAGAAAATGAAATACAGAAAGCAACAGCGCGGCAAACGCGGCGGTTTGGCTACTCGTGGTAACGATTTTGCTTTTGGCAAATATGGTATCAAGGCAGAAGCAGCTGGCTGGATTTCAGCTCGATCGATTGAAGCTGCTCGCCGAGCTATGACAAGATACATCAAAAAGGGTGGACAAATCTGGATCCGGATCTTCCCTGACAAGCCAATCACTTCTACTTCACCTGAAACTCCAATGGGTTCGGGTAAAGGTGCAGTCGATCACTTTGCCGCAGTTATCAAGCCGGGCCGAATGATGTTTGAGATGGACGGTGTCGATCACGCTACTGCCAAAGAAGCTATGAGATTGGCTATTCACAAAATTCCTATGAAAAGTAAGTTTGTCAGCAAAGACGAAGAATAA
- the rpsC gene encoding 30S ribosomal protein S3, which yields MGQKVNPKSIRLKINQTWSSRWFGRTNYAESLIADLMVKRALAKKLKDASVSKILISRDSNKVTLDIYSGRPGVIIGRGGQGTEDLKKFLTTWIKEKLQINIIEVKKPDGDASIIAANIAAQIEKRIAFRRAMRQAVEKAKAAGIMGIKVQVSGRLNGADIARSEKVAFGTVPLGTFKSDIDYKYTTALTTFGIIGIKVWVYKGERLLTLEDLTK from the coding sequence ATGGGACAGAAAGTAAACCCAAAATCAATCCGTTTGAAAATCAACCAGACTTGGAGTTCTCGCTGGTTTGGCAGAACAAATTATGCTGAAAGCCTGATTGCTGACCTTATGGTGAAACGCGCATTGGCCAAGAAGCTCAAAGACGCTTCAGTTTCAAAAATCTTGATTAGCCGTGATTCCAACAAAGTGACCCTCGATATTTATTCCGGACGTCCTGGCGTAATCATCGGTCGCGGTGGACAGGGGACAGAGGACTTGAAGAAATTCCTCACTACCTGGATCAAAGAAAAACTTCAGATCAATATTATTGAAGTGAAAAAGCCAGACGGCGATGCTTCGATTATTGCAGCCAACATCGCTGCGCAGATCGAGAAACGTATCGCCTTCCGCCGAGCGATGAGACAGGCTGTAGAAAAAGCCAAAGCAGCCGGAATCATGGGTATCAAAGTTCAGGTTTCTGGACGTTTGAACGGTGCTGACATTGCGAGAAGCGAAAAAGTTGCTTTTGGCACAGTACCACTTGGCACATTCAAGAGTGATATCGATTACAAATATACAACAGCCCTGACAACCTTCGGAATTATCGGTATCAAGGTTTGGGTTTACAAGGGTGAGAGGCTATTAACGCTCGAAGATTTGACCAAATAA
- a CDS encoding uL22 family ribosomal protein: protein MEITVKNKYIGISPRKMRPILHGLSSQTLSDALISLKFINRKGAYFAHSLVKSAIAAAKENYLEADKVVISRFVCEEGPRLKRIMPWSKGQARRITKRMAHLVLTVEGVEDKKVDVEPASKGGPVGAPKAEKTKSEEVK, encoded by the coding sequence ATGGAAATTACAGTCAAAAATAAATATATCGGAATTTCACCACGCAAGATGCGACCTATTTTGCATGGACTTTCTAGCCAGACTTTGAGCGACGCTTTGATATCTTTGAAGTTTATCAACCGAAAAGGTGCATATTTCGCTCACAGCCTTGTAAAATCAGCAATTGCGGCTGCCAAAGAGAATTATCTCGAGGCTGACAAAGTTGTAATTTCACGCTTCGTGTGTGAAGAAGGTCCAAGACTGAAGAGAATCATGCCATGGTCCAAGGGACAGGCACGCCGAATCACCAAGAGAATGGCCCATCTAGTTTTGACAGTCGAAGGTGTAGAGGACAAAAAAGTAGACGTTGAACCAGCCTCCAAAGGGGGCCCCGTTGGGGCTCCAAAAGCCGAGAAAACTAAATCAGAGGAAGTGAAATAA
- the rpsS gene encoding 30S ribosomal protein S19 translates to MSRSLKKGPYVDERLLAKVKKAEATGDKKPIKTWSRCATIIPEMVGFSFAVHNGKEHIPVFIVEEMVGHKLGEFSPTRKFRGHGGKMAKEQAKSAK, encoded by the coding sequence ATGTCACGATCACTCAAAAAAGGTCCATACGTTGATGAGCGGCTCCTTGCAAAGGTCAAGAAAGCTGAAGCAACTGGCGACAAAAAACCAATCAAGACATGGTCAAGATGCGCTACAATCATCCCAGAAATGGTAGGATTCAGTTTCGCAGTCCACAATGGCAAAGAGCACATTCCAGTCTTTATTGTTGAGGAAATGGTCGGACACAAATTGGGTGAGTTTTCTCCAACAAGAAAATTCCGTGGACACGGTGGCAAGATGGCCAAAGAACAGGCCAAATCAGCAAAATAG
- the rplB gene encoding 50S ribosomal protein L2 yields the protein MPIIKVKPTTNGRRGMSYLDFQVDKVKPLKSLTFGIKRGSGRDNKGELVVMHKGGGAKRKYRMVDLDMTSRIGEKATVTSIQYDPNRSANIALVEYPDNSKSYILAPDGMEAGQIVSVDEIAPAKMGNRMKLKNIPASTQIHNIELTPGKGGQMARSAGNFATLLGVDGIYAIIRMPSLETRKVLAECYASIGVVSNIDHNKVNIGKAGRSRHMGIRPTVLGKEKNPVDHPHGGGEGHSPIGMKYPKTPWGAPALGKRTRNKKKSSQKLIIARRKK from the coding sequence ATGCCAATCATAAAAGTAAAACCTACAACCAACGGCCGAAGAGGAATGTCATACCTCGACTTTCAGGTCGACAAAGTTAAACCTTTGAAGTCTCTGACTTTTGGTATCAAACGCGGCTCTGGCCGTGATAACAAGGGTGAGCTTGTAGTGATGCACAAGGGCGGCGGAGCCAAGAGAAAATATCGTATGGTTGACTTGGATATGACTAGCAGAATCGGCGAAAAAGCTACTGTGACTAGCATTCAGTATGACCCAAACAGATCTGCCAATATCGCTTTGGTAGAATACCCTGACAATTCAAAATCATATATTTTGGCCCCAGACGGTATGGAAGCTGGACAGATTGTCAGCGTTGACGAGATCGCTCCTGCCAAAATGGGTAATCGTATGAAGCTCAAAAATATTCCTGCTTCAACACAAATTCACAATATCGAATTGACTCCAGGCAAAGGTGGACAGATGGCCAGAAGTGCTGGTAATTTTGCAACCCTGCTTGGTGTTGATGGCATTTATGCTATCATCCGGATGCCTTCCTTGGAAACTCGCAAGGTATTAGCCGAGTGTTACGCTTCAATCGGAGTTGTCTCCAATATCGACCACAACAAGGTCAATATCGGTAAAGCCGGCCGAAGCCGTCACATGGGTATCAGACCAACTGTTTTGGGTAAAGAAAAGAACCCTGTCGACCATCCACATGGTGGTGGTGAGGGTCACTCTCCAATCGGTATGAAATATCCAAAAACTCCATGGGGTGCGCCTGCGCTTGGTAAGAGAACACGAAACAAGAAGAAATCAAGCCAGAAATTAATTATCGCTAGACGGAAGAAATAA
- the rplW gene encoding 50S ribosomal protein L23 codes for MKNILKKPLVSEKSFAKVSENKFTFIIDDSSSKDEVRAAVQDLFNVTVLSINTINIPGKIKKGKKGFGRRSDVRKAILTLKKGDKIDLFEVETEDKGKDKSKNEGPKTKEKAVKEDKDTTVKVREKKK; via the coding sequence ATGAAAAACATTCTTAAAAAACCATTAGTTTCCGAGAAAAGCTTCGCCAAGGTATCTGAAAACAAGTTTACCTTCATTATTGACGATAGCTCCAGCAAGGATGAAGTCCGAGCAGCTGTTCAGGATCTTTTCAATGTTACTGTTCTTTCGATCAATACCATCAATATCCCAGGCAAGATCAAAAAGGGCAAAAAAGGATTTGGCAGACGCTCAGATGTTAGAAAAGCAATTTTGACCCTCAAAAAGGGCGACAAGATTGATCTTTTCGAAGTTGAGACTGAGGACAAGGGCAAAGACAAGTCCAAAAATGAAGGCCCAAAGACAAAAGAAAAGGCAGTCAAAGAGGACAAGGATACAACTGTCAAAGTAAGAGAAAAGAAAAAGTAA
- the rplD gene encoding 50S ribosomal protein L4 yields the protein MKISVLNQSGEKVKDLALSPIFEAKISDSALALYLDYLRNSMRDAISNSKDRSEVSGTGKKPYKQKGTGNARQGSRRAPHFVGGGVAFGPTNERNYTTRINKSLKRKAIVAILGQALTEEKGIVIDSLKLKAPKTQDASKILDNVKAFGKISVIISSEDEFAAQSFRNIAGVKLSMPGKLDIVSIMSSSKVIVSEACLKEFETLYTK from the coding sequence ATGAAAATATCAGTCTTAAATCAATCCGGTGAGAAAGTTAAAGATTTGGCGCTTAGCCCCATTTTCGAGGCAAAAATAAGCGACAGTGCTTTGGCTTTGTATCTTGATTATCTTCGCAATTCAATGCGCGATGCTATCTCAAATAGCAAAGACAGAAGCGAAGTTTCTGGTACTGGCAAGAAGCCATACAAACAAAAGGGTACTGGTAATGCTCGTCAGGGTTCACGCCGCGCTCCACACTTTGTTGGTGGTGGTGTTGCATTCGGCCCGACAAACGAGAGAAATTATACCACCAGAATCAACAAAAGCCTGAAGAGAAAAGCAATTGTAGCAATTCTTGGTCAAGCTTTGACAGAAGAGAAGGGGATCGTTATCGATTCCTTGAAGCTTAAAGCCCCAAAAACACAGGATGCTTCTAAGATCTTGGACAATGTTAAGGCTTTCGGTAAAATTTCTGTTATTATAAGCTCTGAAGATGAGTTCGCCGCACAGTCATTCCGCAACATTGCAGGCGTCAAGCTTTCAATGCCAGGCAAGCTCGATATTGTCAGCATCATGTCATCAAGCAAGGTTATCGTTTCTGAGGCTTGCCTCAAAGAATTCGAGACTTTATACACCAAATAA
- the rplC gene encoding 50S ribosomal protein L3, with product MLGQKVNMTRVFDAEGKNIAVTVVKILPSSVSAIKTADKDGYSAIQIKSVKEKGKKEVDLKITEFRIENADQYKVGQNLEVDLVAGESVAVQGVTKGKGFAGTIKRHGFKRGPESHGGNNVREPGSIGAQQPQRVVKGRRMAGHMGATVITVQNLKVVDIDKETILISGAIPGNNGAILRIYSK from the coding sequence ATGCTAGGTCAAAAAGTGAATATGACGAGAGTCTTCGACGCTGAGGGCAAGAATATTGCCGTCACTGTTGTAAAGATCCTTCCATCTAGCGTTTCTGCTATCAAAACCGCCGATAAGGACGGATATTCTGCTATTCAAATCAAATCTGTCAAAGAGAAGGGCAAGAAAGAAGTTGACCTCAAAATTACTGAGTTCCGCATCGAAAATGCTGATCAATACAAAGTTGGTCAAAATCTCGAAGTGGATCTCGTCGCTGGCGAATCAGTTGCCGTACAGGGTGTGACCAAGGGCAAGGGTTTTGCTGGTACGATCAAGAGACATGGCTTCAAACGTGGTCCTGAATCTCACGGTGGTAACAATGTGAGAGAGCCAGGCTCAATCGGTGCTCAGCAACCACAGCGTGTGGTCAAGGGTCGCCGCATGGCCGGCCATATGGGCGCTACTGTCATCACTGTTCAAAATCTCAAAGTTGTCGACATCGACAAAGAGACAATTCTGATCTCTGGCGCAATTCCAGGAAACAATGGCGCAATCTTGAGGATTTATTCGAAATAA
- the rpsJ gene encoding 30S ribosomal protein S10: MAEKQAVRQKIRIRLKAYDHRIIDKSCEQIIETAIRSGATVAGPIPLPTEKCKITVLKSPHVHKDAREQFEMRTHKRLIDVINPTPKTIDNLMSLDLPHGVDIEIKM; this comes from the coding sequence ATGGCTGAGAAGCAAGCAGTACGACAAAAAATCAGAATACGCCTGAAGGCATACGATCATCGAATTATCGACAAATCGTGTGAGCAGATTATCGAAACCGCGATCAGAAGCGGGGCCACAGTAGCTGGTCCAATCCCACTGCCAACTGAGAAGTGCAAGATTACCGTCTTGAAATCGCCTCATGTTCACAAGGATGCTCGCGAACAGTTCGAAATGCGCACACACAAGAGATTGATCGATGTTATTAACCCAACTCCAAAGACGATCGACAATCTTATGAGCTTGGACCTTCCACACGGCGTAGATATCGAAATCAAAATGTAG
- the tuf gene encoding elongation factor Tu gives MAAEAFKRTKPHVNIGTIGHVDHGKTTLTAAITHNLAKKGMATEKKFADIDNAPEERERGITIATSHQEYETEKRHYAHVDCPGHADYVKNMITGAAQMDGAILVVAATDGPMPQTREHILLANQIGVPSIVVYLNKCDMVDDPELLDLVEMEVRELLTKYKYDGDNTPIIRGSALKAGEDDPKWTPSIDELMKACDEWIPEPKRELDKPFLMPVEDVFSIKGRGTVATGRIEQGIVKVGEEVEIVGIRKTSKTVVTGVEMFKKQLDQGQAGDNVGLLLRGIEREDIERGQVLAKPGSITPHTEFEAEIYALTKEEGGRHTPFFKGYKPQFYIRTTDVTGEITFDAEMIMPGDNAQVKASLIQPIAMVEGLKFAIREGGRTVGAGVVTKIVK, from the coding sequence ATGGCAGCAGAAGCATTCAAAAGAACTAAGCCACATGTAAACATTGGCACAATCGGTCACGTTGACCACGGTAAGACAACTTTAACAGCAGCTATCACTCACAATTTAGCCAAAAAGGGTATGGCTACTGAGAAGAAGTTTGCTGATATCGACAATGCTCCAGAAGAGAGAGAGCGTGGTATTACCATCGCTACTTCTCACCAGGAGTACGAAACTGAGAAGAGACACTACGCTCACGTAGACTGTCCTGGCCATGCTGACTATGTCAAAAACATGATCACTGGTGCCGCTCAAATGGACGGTGCTATTCTTGTAGTTGCAGCTACTGACGGACCTATGCCTCAGACACGTGAGCACATCTTGCTTGCAAATCAAATCGGCGTTCCATCAATCGTTGTCTACTTGAACAAATGCGATATGGTCGACGATCCAGAGCTTTTGGATCTCGTCGAGATGGAAGTTCGTGAACTTCTTACCAAATACAAATATGATGGCGACAATACCCCAATCATTCGTGGCTCAGCTCTCAAGGCTGGTGAGGACGATCCAAAGTGGACTCCTTCTATCGACGAATTGATGAAGGCTTGCGACGAGTGGATTCCAGAGCCAAAACGTGAGCTCGACAAACCGTTCCTTATGCCAGTTGAAGACGTTTTCTCAATCAAGGGTCGTGGCACAGTTGCTACTGGTCGTATTGAGCAGGGTATCGTCAAAGTTGGTGAGGAAGTCGAGATCGTTGGTATCCGCAAAACCAGCAAAACAGTTGTTACAGGGGTAGAGATGTTCAAGAAACAGCTCGATCAGGGACAAGCTGGTGATAATGTTGGTCTTCTCCTTCGTGGTATTGAGCGTGAAGATATCGAGCGCGGTCAAGTTTTGGCCAAACCAGGTAGCATCACTCCTCACACTGAGTTCGAAGCTGAAATCTACGCTTTGACCAAAGAAGAGGGCGGACGACACACTCCATTCTTCAAAGGTTACAAACCACAATTCTATATCCGCACAACCGATGTTACAGGTGAAATCACCTTTGACGCCGAGATGATCATGCCAGGCGACAACGCTCAGGTCAAAGCATCTTTGATCCAGCCAATCGCTATGGTAGAAGGTCTCAAATTCGCTATCCGCGAAGGTGGCCGAACTGTTGGTGCCGGTGTAGTTACAAAGATAGTCAAATAA